The following coding sequences lie in one Nitratireductor mangrovi genomic window:
- the metW gene encoding methionine biosynthesis protein MetW, translating into MSVNNEARVDLRMVAGLIDPRARVLDVGCGDGELLELLAREKQVDGRGIEISQRGVNECVARGLSVIQGDADTDLGYYPDKGFDYVILSQTLQATYNPKEVLAQLLRIGDRAIVSFPNFGHWRVRFSLLLRGRMPVTPDLPHSWYDTPNIHFCTIRDFVNLCDEIGATVESATALNAYGQKIGVSMPWWFWNFFGQQAVFLLRR; encoded by the coding sequence GTGAGCGTCAACAACGAAGCCCGCGTCGACCTGCGCATGGTTGCGGGCCTGATCGACCCGCGCGCCCGTGTCCTCGATGTCGGCTGCGGCGACGGCGAATTGCTGGAACTGCTTGCGCGCGAGAAGCAGGTCGACGGACGTGGCATCGAGATCTCGCAGCGCGGTGTCAACGAATGTGTGGCGCGGGGCCTGTCGGTGATCCAGGGCGATGCCGACACCGATCTCGGCTACTACCCCGACAAGGGCTTCGACTACGTCATCCTGTCGCAAACCCTGCAGGCGACCTACAACCCGAAGGAAGTGCTGGCGCAGCTATTGCGGATTGGTGATCGCGCCATCGTCTCGTTCCCCAATTTCGGGCACTGGCGCGTGCGCTTCTCGCTGCTGTTGCGCGGCCGCATGCCGGTGACCCCGGACCTGCCTCACAGCTGGTACGACACGCCCAACATCCATTTCTGCACCATCCGCGACTTCGTCAATCTTTGCGACGAGATCGGCGCCACGGTGGAAAGCGCGACCGCACTCAACGCCTATGGTCAGAAGATCGGCGTCTCGATGCCATGGTGGTTCTGGAACTTCTTCGGCCAGCAGGCGGTGTTCCTGCTGAGGCGGTGA